Proteins from one Cyprinus carpio isolate SPL01 chromosome B15, ASM1834038v1, whole genome shotgun sequence genomic window:
- the LOC109079238 gene encoding transmembrane protein 199-like has product MASSFKIGERFRESARELLEEEPAVSEELKEELKALTDQSIVPFKTVRKLHRLLRENGHPVYLHELFEDSTLHLPEVITPPRNPQLVARLEKIKAKLANEEYKRMTRNVNPQEMNHHGTLADFGRQVRSVKAVVVTVFNFLVTVVAAFACSYLGSQYIFTETTARVIAAVIAASVVGLAELYVLVRTMEGELGEP; this is encoded by the exons ATGGCTTCTTCGTTTAAAATCGGAGAGAGATTTCGGGAGAGTGCGAGAGAGTTGCTGGAGGAAGAACCCGCCGTTTCAGAAGAGCTGAAGGAAGAACTGAAGGCTCTGACAGATCAGTCCATCGTACCATTCAAGACTGTAAGAAAACTACACAGGCTTCTTCGAGAAAATG GACATCCAGTGTATCTTCATGAACTGTTTGAGGACAGCACCCTTCATCTTCCAGAAGTTATCACACCTCCAAGA AACCCCCAGTTGGTTGCCCGCTtagaaaaaattaaagcaaaacttGCCAATGAAGAATATAAGAGAATGACACGGAATGTAAATCCACAG GAAATGAATCATCACGGAACTTTAGCAGATTTTGGGCGACAAG TGCGTTCCGTGAAGGCAGTTGTTGTTACTGTATTCAACTTCCTGGTAACTGTAGTTGCAGCATTTGCCTGTTCATACCTGGGCAGCCAGTACATCTTCACCGAGACGACAGCG AGAGTAATAGCTGCAGTGATCGCAGCATCTGTTGTTGGTCTTGCTGAGCTTTATGTTCTGGTCCGGACTATGGAGGGAGAACTTGGAGAGCCCTGA
- the LOC109103247 gene encoding polymerase delta-interacting protein 2 isoform X1 — protein sequence MAACAIRRGLLSTASKYNQHKCTHRILSAIDFSSGLDPKRAQPLCSACRFSSFQQTRFMSSRNRPEGKILEPVGVFEALKQHGKYETGQLFLHSVFGYRGIVLFPWHARLYDRDVSPAAATDSKPDSTGHGSKEVKGKMHTYYQVLIDTRDCPHISQRSQTEAVTFLANHDDSRALYAIPGLDYVSHEDILPYNSTEQVPIQHELFERFLMFNPSRTPPFIARDTLRAWQEKNHPWLELSDVHRETTENIRVTVIPFYMGMREAQNSHVYWWRYCIRLENLGNEVVQLRERHWRIFSLSGTLETVRGRGVVGKEPVLSREQPAFQYSSHVSLQAPSGHMWGTFCFERTDGSHFDVRIPPFSLESNKYDKAPPTGYPL from the exons ATGGCAGCGTGTGCAATACGTCGGGGCTTATTGTCCACTGCTAGTAAATATAACCAGCACAAGTGCACTCACAGAATACTGAGTGCCATAGACTTCAGCAGCGGATTAGATCCGAAAAGAGCCCAGCCGTTGTGTTCAGCATGCAGGTTTTCCAGTTTTCAGCAGACGAGGTTCATGTCATCACG AAACAGACCGGAGGGGAAAATACTAGAGCCTGTTGGAGTATTTGAAGCTCTGAAGCAGCACGGCAAATATGAAACCGGGCAG CTATTCCTGCACAGTGTGTTTGGTTATAGAGGCATTGTGTTATTCCCCTGGCACGCTCGTCTGTATGATCGAGACGTGAGTCCTGCTGCTGCTACTGACAG CAAGCCAGACTCCACAGGCCATGGCTCAAAGGAAGTGAAGGGCAAGATGCATACATACTACCAGGTCCTCATAGACACCAGAGACTGCCCTCACATA TCTCAGCGATCTCAGACTGAAGCAGTTACGTTCCTGGCAAATCATGATGATAGCAGGGCCCTGTATGCAATTCCAG GTCTGGATTATGTGAGTCATGAAGACATCCTGCCTTATAACTCCACTGAGCAAGTTCCTATCCAGCATGAGCTGTTTGAACGCTTCCTCATGTTTAACCCCTCCAGAA CTCCTCCGTTCATTGCAAGAGATACCCTACGGGCCTGGCAGGAGAAGAACCATCCCTGGCTGGAGCTCTCAGATGTGCACCGTGAAACCACAGAGAACATCCGTGTCACTGTCATCCCCTTCTACATGGGCATGAGA GAGGCTCAAAACTCCCACGTGTACTGG TGGCGGTACTGCATCCGTCTGGAGAACCTGGGCAATGAGGTGGTTCAACTCAGGGAAAGACACTGGAGGATCTTCAGTCTCTCAGGGACTCTGGAAACAGTCCGTGGCAGAGGAGTGGTTGGCAAG GAGCCTGTTTTGTCAAGAGAACAGCCGGCATTTCAGTACAGCAGTCATGTTTCACTTCAGGCACCCAGTGGACACATGTG gGGGACATTCTGTTTTGAGAGGACAGATGGCTCACACTTTGACGTGCGCATTCCACCTTTTTCACTAGAGAGCAATAAGTATGACAAAGCTCCCCCTACTGGCTATCCCTTGTAA
- the LOC109103247 gene encoding polymerase delta-interacting protein 2 isoform X2 — protein sequence MAACAIRRGLLSTASKYNQHKCTHRILSAIDFSSGLDPKRAQPLCSACRFSSFQQTRFMSSRPEGKILEPVGVFEALKQHGKYETGQLFLHSVFGYRGIVLFPWHARLYDRDVSPAAATDSKPDSTGHGSKEVKGKMHTYYQVLIDTRDCPHISQRSQTEAVTFLANHDDSRALYAIPGLDYVSHEDILPYNSTEQVPIQHELFERFLMFNPSRTPPFIARDTLRAWQEKNHPWLELSDVHRETTENIRVTVIPFYMGMREAQNSHVYWWRYCIRLENLGNEVVQLRERHWRIFSLSGTLETVRGRGVVGKEPVLSREQPAFQYSSHVSLQAPSGHMWGTFCFERTDGSHFDVRIPPFSLESNKYDKAPPTGYPL from the exons ATGGCAGCGTGTGCAATACGTCGGGGCTTATTGTCCACTGCTAGTAAATATAACCAGCACAAGTGCACTCACAGAATACTGAGTGCCATAGACTTCAGCAGCGGATTAGATCCGAAAAGAGCCCAGCCGTTGTGTTCAGCATGCAGGTTTTCCAGTTTTCAGCAGACGAGGTTCATGTCATCACG ACCGGAGGGGAAAATACTAGAGCCTGTTGGAGTATTTGAAGCTCTGAAGCAGCACGGCAAATATGAAACCGGGCAG CTATTCCTGCACAGTGTGTTTGGTTATAGAGGCATTGTGTTATTCCCCTGGCACGCTCGTCTGTATGATCGAGACGTGAGTCCTGCTGCTGCTACTGACAG CAAGCCAGACTCCACAGGCCATGGCTCAAAGGAAGTGAAGGGCAAGATGCATACATACTACCAGGTCCTCATAGACACCAGAGACTGCCCTCACATA TCTCAGCGATCTCAGACTGAAGCAGTTACGTTCCTGGCAAATCATGATGATAGCAGGGCCCTGTATGCAATTCCAG GTCTGGATTATGTGAGTCATGAAGACATCCTGCCTTATAACTCCACTGAGCAAGTTCCTATCCAGCATGAGCTGTTTGAACGCTTCCTCATGTTTAACCCCTCCAGAA CTCCTCCGTTCATTGCAAGAGATACCCTACGGGCCTGGCAGGAGAAGAACCATCCCTGGCTGGAGCTCTCAGATGTGCACCGTGAAACCACAGAGAACATCCGTGTCACTGTCATCCCCTTCTACATGGGCATGAGA GAGGCTCAAAACTCCCACGTGTACTGG TGGCGGTACTGCATCCGTCTGGAGAACCTGGGCAATGAGGTGGTTCAACTCAGGGAAAGACACTGGAGGATCTTCAGTCTCTCAGGGACTCTGGAAACAGTCCGTGGCAGAGGAGTGGTTGGCAAG GAGCCTGTTTTGTCAAGAGAACAGCCGGCATTTCAGTACAGCAGTCATGTTTCACTTCAGGCACCCAGTGGACACATGTG gGGGACATTCTGTTTTGAGAGGACAGATGGCTCACACTTTGACGTGCGCATTCCACCTTTTTCACTAGAGAGCAATAAGTATGACAAAGCTCCCCCTACTGGCTATCCCTTGTAA